The Arvicanthis niloticus isolate mArvNil1 chromosome 8, mArvNil1.pat.X, whole genome shotgun sequence genome segment acattttaaaggggAGACAGGAGTAGTTGGGAACTTGAACCAGTCTGGCTGAAGTATGAGCTTCAGGTTtggtgaccctgtctcaaaaaataaggtggagggtTATTGTGGGAAACAACCAACATCAGTCTCTGGCCTCCAGACATACTCGTGCagatgtgtatgcacacatacatatacatacttacatacatggatatgtatgcacacatgcatagatgtgtatgcacacacatacacttacacacagatatgtatgcacagacatgtacacacttagatatagatatatatgcacacatacacacacacacacacgcacacgcacacgcacatgcacacgcacacgcacatgcacatgcacacgcacacacacacacacctgcatgcagaATCTTTTTTATTCTGGCTGCCACCATCTGTCTCCAggatgtttccttttctttgctgACTGAAGTCCCTGTCACTGCCCATTTGTCAGCTGTGAAGCCTGCAATCACGCCCCCTCACTGAGCATAGGAGAAAGCTGGGGCTTGGCAGCAGGGAGCACCTGGGAACCTGCAGCCCACCCACCTCTGACTCTCAGAATCCTGCTCTGCCCACTCCCCTTACTAAAACTGCTTTCCCCCAAAGCTGTGGACTTTCACATAGTGCCCTCTGATTGTTCATAGTGGCTGAAAAAAATAGTTCATGGCCTGACTATGATGTGTACCTTCGGGTCTTGTATAGCctaggctgctcttgaactcactgtgtacccaaggaggaccttgaacttcagatccccCTGGATCCATTTCCCAAGTGGTTTGCATTAGAAGTACGAGCCACCCAGTTTTTGCTGGGGATGGATCCAAGGCTTTGTACACCCTAGACAACCACTCTATTACTGAGCTTTTAAAGCCCCAGGACCCTCCCATCgctggttttattttgttgttgttttttgtttgtttgtttgtttgttgttagagGCAAAGTTATACTCTGacccagactgacctggaactcatgctgtagccttggctgagctggaactcatggcaatcctcctgctttagcctgagtactgggattataactGTGACCCACCACTTCTGgctctttgtttttcaagacaggacttctctttgtagtccaggctgggtcttgaactcacagagatccacctgcctctgcctcctaagtactgggactaaaggtgtacaccaccactacCCAACCTGGGTTCTTCTTTTTGAGGATAcccttgaaattctgatccttTGCCTatacctccaagtgctgggattatgggtgtgtgctaccacacctggttcTAGTCTTCATTTTGGAAAACACCCTCTGCCTTGCTGTGTCAAGAGAATGGAGGAGGTGACAGGTGTGAGGGGATGGGGCTTTGTGGAGCCTGCTATTGGAAGGTTGCTAGTGAGATCAGGAGAGAGTACGGTTGGCAGGCGTCTGTGCTGGCCCTGGCCATCTGTTTCTGGCAGTGGCTGGGAGTGTTTCCTGAATGGTTCTCCTTCTAGGTCCAGAATGTGTCTCAGTCCATGGAGGTCCTTGAGCTAAGGACATATCGGGATCTCCAGTATGTTCGCAGCATGGAGACCCTCATGCGGAGCctggatgcaaggctcagggcaGCTGATGGGTCAGTCTCAGCCAAAAGCTTCCAGGTGGGTTCTCCTGAGTTCAGCTCTGAGGTCTAGAGAGTGGTTGGAGGGTTTGGGGGAGGAGCTTCCCCCATAAGAGTTCCATAAGAGTGAGTGTAGTGAaagcagaggacccaagttcccaGGCTGGGGCCGGGTCTGTGAAGAAATGAGGGGCTGGCTGGGCTCTGGGGTCCTGAAGGCATCCATTGGCAAGGGATGAGCCTTGTATCCAAGATGATAGGGTGAAAGTATAGGTCAAGGGTCAGGGGTCGGATCGGAGGCCATTTTCTCCTGGTGAGCAGGAACTGAAGGACAGGATGACAGAGCTGCTGCCCCTGAGCTCAGTGCTGGAACAGTACAAAGCAGACACACGAACCATTGTGCGCCTGCGGGAGGAGGTGAGGAACCTCTCTAGCAACCTGGCTGCCATCCAGGAGGAAATGGGTGCCTACGGGTACGAGGACTTGCAGCAGCGCGTGATGGCCCTGGAGGCCCGACTCCATGCCTGCGCGCAGAAGCTGGGTATGCCTTGACCCTGAAGTTTGCCCCCACCCCTGATCTCCACACCCACTCCTAATGCTGCCCGTGTGTTCCAAAGCTAGGTATGGTTTGGCATCTAACTGCTAAACCTCCCTCTTTGGTCTCCCCAACCCAAGGCCACATCAGGCCCCAAAGCTGGAAGTAGCTTTGGCTCATTTTCAACCCTCTGTGTCCATGTTGACACCCAAGATCACAGCCAGGTTTCCTCCCTGACCCCAGCCCCCAGTGTCCTGCCTTCCCCGGGGCTCTTGCTGGATTCTATCCTCACGTTCACCGTTCCCATCTCCCAGGCTGCGGGAAGCTAACAGGGGTCAGTAACCCCATTACCATTCGGGCCATGGGGTCCCGCTTCGGCTCCTGGATGACTGACACAATGGCCCCCAGTGCAGACAGCCGGGTGAGTGATCCCACTCCAGTGACTGCCTGCAGGTGCCCGGGGAATCCACACTTGACTCTTATTtaggtttcatttttattatttttaactcgTGGGTATATATGGGGAGGTGGGTAGTTCACTTGAAGGAGAAAAGATGTCTCTAAAGCTGGAGTtaagatcagcctgtctctgcttcttgtcaagggtgtgtactaccatgcccagcccactcactgtttaaaaataattacattactatttacttatttagtgtgtgtgtgcatatggatatgtgtgtacaggtgcacacacatgtgcgtgtgtgtgtaggtcagaggacaacttgcttggatcaattctctccttctcccatgtggatcttgggaattgaactgatGTTGTCAGTCTTggaagcaggcacctttaccttctgagcagTCTCACACCAGTGACTTGTACTCCATCATCCTGGGTCTTTGGACCTTCCCTTGACTGCCTAGTGACCACGAGACTGAGGTTCTTCTGTCCTTGTCAGTCATCTGTCTGGAGAATACAGGGTACACCCATGTGTCCTCTGACATCAGGGGATGGATTCTGAGAAGTGCACAGTTAGGCAGTCTTGTCATGGTGCAGACATCATATAGTTCTTGCAGAAATTAAAATGGCATAGGGCTAGGGAAGGAAATAGCATAGGAGCATGAGTGCTCGGtccacaaacatgaggacctgagttcaaaccccaggtATCCACATAAAAGGCCATGAGTGGCCATGTGTACCAGTGCTGTGGGGagcagagatgggggggggggacgactggggcttgctggctccAGCTCTAGGTTAAGgtggagaccctatctcaaagaactGAGGTGGAAGGCGGTATAGAGCAGGACACctgatgtcctctggcctctgcctgcttcatttctgtggttgataaaatattctgacaaaaagtaacttagagaagaaagggctTGGTTGAACTCAGAATTCTAAGTTAAAGTCCATCATTGTagagaagtcaagacaggaatttcaaacagctagtcacatcacaaCCAGAGTTAGGACCAGAGAGAAATGCATTGCATGCATGCATTCTTGCTTGCTTGTGCTTAGCTCAGTTTCTCCCTTCTCATACAGTTCAGGACTCCTTTTCTAATGAATGGTGTTGCTCACAGTGGGTTGAGTCTCCCCACATTAACGAACAATTAAGGTAATTCCCTATAGACATATCCACAGCCCAACTCTCTGTAGACAATCTCTCATTGAGACTCACTTCCTAGGTAATTCTCAGTTGTTTCAAGCTGAAGCTAACCAtcacaagctggagagatggctcagtggttaagagcactggctgctcttccagaggtcctgagttcaattctgaggtggcttataaccatctgtaataggatccaatccCTTCTTGtagtgtgcaggtgtgcatgcagatagagcactcatacataaaatacataataaataaatctttaaaagctaACCATCATAATGGGTGATCAAGTGTCACAGAGCAAGGCAGTAACAACACTACTCACTGTGATCACCAACCTCAACAGATGACGATGGTCCAACCAACTGGTTAGTTTAGAATTGGATTTGAACTCAACCAGTCCTGTCCATTCTCAGCCAGAGACACTTGGGCAGGTGCCTTTCATATTGTTGTAATTTTCTTTCAACATGAAAGTTTCATCTCCACAATGAGAGCATCCACAAGTGTTTTGCATGGCACTGATACGGATGCTGCTGAGAGAGGCAATGACATGCCTGGCAATGCAGTCTTGTGCTTGCAGGAGTTAGCCACTGACAGTGAATTAGGGCCAGGCAAGGTGGCAAAcccctttaatccaagcacttaggaggcagatgcAAGTGTATCTTGTGAGCTCAAGACCAGTTTGGTCTACAaaaatgagttccaagccagcctgggctatatagttaCACTctacccccccccaaacaaacaaacaaacaaaacaaaaaaaccccaaacaacaaaaaccaaaccaaccaaccaaaatatAGCGAAATCAAAGTAACCCCTTATTAACCCAATAGCTGTTCAGTGAACATTCTCAACCCAGTATCCAGTAAATCTGTGATCTCAGTAAGTCTCCTAGAGGCAAAACGTTCCTTGATCCCTCAGGTCATCACCACTAATTTAGAGTTTAGTTATGTGTTCATAAAGGTATGTGCAAAGGCAGGTGTGTGCccctgcatgtggaggccagaggtcaacatatTTTTCTCTATTGCTCTCCACCATGGCTTTTCCTTTTAGAGTGTGTCTGATATGCACAGGTCTGTGTGCAGGCGTTTGTGCTCAGAGGCCAGGGACATTAGGTGCCCTGTTCTATTACTCCCAGGTTTAGTTCTGGATATAGACTCTAACTGAggtaggctggcagccagcatgccCCAGTCTGCTCTCAAGAGCACCGGGGTTATAAGCACACATGGCCATGGCCAGCTTTTCAGATGGGTTCTGGGTTCAGACAATATTTCTGCTTGCAAAGCAGGTGAGCTTCCCCATTGAGCCATCGCTTACAGAACTTGCAGCTCATCAATATGGCTCTGCTGGCTGTTGAGCTCCTGAAGTCGCTGACTTCTGCAGTGTGGTTACAGCTATACATGCCCAGCGGTtttttatgggtgctgggatccaaactcaggtcctcatgcttgagtggcaagcactttacccctcgagccatctccccagctccactaATGCTCATAGTCACTAAACTATAACTGGTCACTTAAGGTCACAGGAAGGACTGTGACTGAGTAGCGACATGCTGATGATGGCTGACTCTGCTGACCAAAGATTGATCTTGCCTGGTTGGCCAGTCTCGGAGGGTCACAGGTTACAGTCCCTCCTGTGACTGGCTGCTGCTCTCTTAGGTCTGGTACATGGATGGTTATTACAAAGGCCGCCGAGTGCTGGAGTTCCGTACTCTGGGAGACTTCATCAAAGGCCAGAACTTCATCCAGCACCTGCTGCCACAGCCATGGGCAGGTACGGGCCATGTGGTATACAACGGTTCTCTGTTCTACAACAAGTATCAGAGCAATGTGGTGGTCAAGTACCACTTCCGGTCCCGCTCGGTGCTGGTGCAGAGGAGCCTCCCGGGGGCTGGTTACAATAATACCTTCCCCTATTCCTGGGGCGGTTTCTCGGACATGGACTTCATGGTAGACGAGAGCGGGCTGTGGGCTGTGTATACCACCAACCAGAACGCAGGCAACATCGTGGTCAGCCGGTTGGACCCTCACACCCTGGAGGTCGTGAGGTCCTGGGACACCGGGTACCCTAAGCGCAGCGCCGGCGAGGCCTTCATGATCTGCGGTGTCCTCTACGTGACCAACTCTCACCTGGCCGGAGCCAAAGTGTACTTTGCGTACTTCACCAACACGTCCAGCTATGAGTACACCGATGTGCCCTTCCACAATCAGTACTCGCACATCTCTATGCTGGATTACAACCCCAGGGAGCGGGCCCTGTATACCTGGAACAACGGGCACCAGGTGCTGTACAACGTCACCCTCTTCCACGTCATCAGCACTGCTGGGGACCCCTAGGTGCCCCTGCAAGGGTTGTGGGTAATCTTCCCACATCGCCTGTGacgtccccccaccccaccttctcCTGGCCATGCCCTTGCCTTCCGAGATTCCTTCTCCCTACTTTCCCAGcccagctttctgttctctgtatcTATACCCAtgcattttctccattttattgatCTCTGCTTTTGATACTCCACTTCTGAGTCTTTCTGCCTTTTTATGGATGCTTCTCTTCCTTATTGATCgaacctctctcctctcctctgtccactctccctcctcctttttcctttcccagtttcccacaTTCCTTATCCCTCACTCCTACCCTACCCCTGGATCTGAGTgcatggattttgttttttaaatttattatttacacATTTTCTTTCCGGATTGCCAGAATAAACCGGACCTTTGACATTTGGTGCCTGGGTTGTTTTGTACCCAGTGGTAATTACAGAAGACTTGGCTCCACTGAGTCTCTGTTCTCTGTGCTCACAGTGTGGCCTGAGGTGGAGTTTTGTAATGGCCCTTCCCAGAGTTAGCTAGCCCCTGGAGGAGCCCACCCAACCCAAAGGCATTTCAATCAAAAGCAATCAAATTAAAAGCATTTGGATCAGAACAACATAGAATTCTATTCTGGTGATGAAAACTGGCCTTCAGTGGGCATCCCCCAGTGCTGTTGCACTGACCACACCGGCACATCCCTAAGCGGTCTCCTTCTAATGGCTTTTTAACAACTCGGCTGCTTTTGAGAACGGTTAGGGCCTCCAATTTTTCTCCGCCTTGTAACTGCAGAAATTGTTTCTACACAAGCCATACTAGCTAACTGTAAGACTCAACTAACTTAAAAGGTGTATCTAGCCAGGTTTTGAGCAAACCCACTACACTCTATAAGAGGCTGGGACAGTGATGTACTCAGTGTAGTGGGGACAGGAGTCCTGGGAGGTGGTCAGGTTGAAATAGAGCCATCAGATGCTCCTCCCGAGGTAACTTGCACCTGGCAGTCATTTGTCTCCTTTAATAAATCTATTCACTGTGCTAAACAAACAAGCACCAACCAAAGCAGCCTAACAAAAAACCAAGTGGCACGACAGGGTCAGGCAGTCAGAGGCGGCCCGGTGCTCCCGGCTGCGGCACTGCAGGGATAAGATAAAGGACTGGTTAGGAAATAGGCTCTAGCTAGCCAAAGGTGAccctgaacttttgatcctcctggtCTTACCTGCACTACCATACCTAGTATGATGAGGGCTTCATGCCTGTCAGGTCTGTGGTATAAGGgcatagtggttctcaacctgtgagtcaagACCCCTCTGACAAACTTCtacctccaaaaatatttatggttcataacagtagcaaaattactgctatgaaggagcaacaaaaatagttttatggttggagggCCACCACAACACGAGCAACTGTATTAAAGTCACAGTATCAGAAAGGCTGAGGCCAAGGCGTCACAAAAAATGAGGAGCAACTTGGTAGAGCAGTGAGTGATCATGGGGCTCTCACCTGAAATGCAGTAGTAATACACGATGCTTAACAACCCCCACACCAGCCCACTGAACCCACAGCAGGAACAGTATGTGCAGATCTCCACTGGCCATGACCCCATCCTGTTGAGGCCACCAGGAGACTGCTGTCCCCATCTCTAATTAATGGCCTCTGTGATTAAATCATCTCCGGGAACTCAGACTTGGATGCCATACTGGGGAGGAAATCCATGAATAATGGATGGGGCTGCCTAATGCACTCATTTAAAACCAATTTCTAAAGGCATCCTCAAGAAGAGCAATTAATTCCCACGTAAGTGAACAAGCAAGACACTGGGGAAAAGAAGAATGAAGCCCGGATTAGCATGACAGACTCCATGCCACTGAAGACAGCAAAGGCTTGGCATGGAGGAACCCACTGGACATACCAGTTCTGGGGAGGCTGATGCCACCTGGGTGAGATCTTGTCTCTTGTCTAACAACCCCAAATAAGGAAAAGGAGTTTGCATGTCTCCTGCCTGTGACTTGTGCTCAAGGCGGTCATGGTCTCAGACTCGGAGAACCAGGTGCATCTACAGCACTGTCACAGTCTAGCCTTTGCTCAGAGCACACTTGTACCTAGAGACGTTTCCATAAGGACAGGACTGATGTCAACATTTCTGTCACATGTGGGCACTGGGTGTTTACTTGGCACATCTACCCACTGTGTCACTCTTACACATATGTACACTTAGTGTATACAATGAGtagatgcacacacactgcaACTAGAAAGGATAAGCACTTGGTCCTACTGTCCTCACCCACCTGTCACTTCCATTCATGTCTGTCTTGAGCTATGTGGTGCTGAATTAACCAGCTTGCCCTCAATCATGGATGAGCATTGGCTGTATATAATCAGGAAGCTGCCATTCCCTACTGCAGCAATGACCCAGAATCCCCTGTGTCTGCTCTAAGAAGAGCCCATTAAGAATGAGCAGTGGAGTCTGCGCAGAGAGGTTTCCatcccttgggggtgggggttacaCTGTTGCCATCCTAAAGGCCCAGGATTTATAGCCAGTTCCTAGCAGCAGGTCTGGGTGGGAACCTGGAGCAGGTGAAGGAAACCACAGGTCATTAATAATACATGCTGGGACACTGAGTGGGCTCCTGGGGCTCACTTATCTAACAGCAGTGTTCAGTCTTAGGCTGTTACAACTGTAGAGACAGGAAAAGGTGCTGGGATCCTATAGAACACAGATACCAAGTCACATGGCCACACAAATCACCACTATGGTATTACCTGTTTCTTGCAGGCAGGAGATCAGATGTGGCAGTGGCCCTGGGGCGAACCTTCCAGAGCTCTTGGTGTTACAAGCTAAGACAGGGGtccttttcttcccccaaagGCCCCATGATACTTGGAGggctgccactgcctcctgagccCACCCAACTGCTGCAAGACAGCGAAGCTGTGACTGTTTGCCTCACTGATTGTTGTCCTCACTGGCCCACTGGAGAACATTCTGCTGGAGGTATAGCCAACTCAGCTCAGCCTGTGCCTGTCTGAGCTGGGAAAAAACTCATTAAACCTTCCTAATGACAAATGCTCCAGCAGGCGGCTGGCAAAGAGTGATTGCTCTAGAAAGCAGGCAGATGGGAGCAGGCTCAGGTGACTGTTCATGAGACTCAGGCCTGTGGGGAGGGAGGGCTCTCTTGGGGTACAGGCTTAATATTGCTCTGGTCCCTAAGCCTTGCTGGTTAGAGCCAGCCCCACCACCCAGgcttccccctgccccccaccaaTCACTTGTGGGTATATGCAGAACCCCTGATTGAATTCTGAGCCCTCAGTCCATAGGCTCAGGGGCAGTTTAGGAGACATAGGCCCCTAGCCAAGGTGGAGAGCCCTCCTCTTCCCACCTGCCACTCAAGGTAATATCCATTTCCCAGCTCCCTCCACCAGGATCTCTCTTCTTCTGGGAGCTCATAAAGCCCCCCTCTCTTCCAGTTGAGGGGGCctctgttgccatggaaacagcaCCTGGAGAGTGCTAGGTCTGGTGGCTGAACCCAGGAATAACCAGTCAGAAGTGGGTGGCAGATGCTAGATATGATTTGTTCTCACCAATAAGCAGTCTGTAtgtgtgctggggggggggggagaagaggaggtgggCACTGGGGGTGTACCAAGGCAGATGCCGAGCCAGGTTCTCCCGGGACCTTTCCAGACCTAACACCTGGAAGcatggtgggggatggggtggtcTGCACATACCCAAACAGTCCCCAGGGGGCTTATACAATTGGGTCGGAACTGGTGGGGCTCAAGGTATCTTGCTGCCCTGGGAGTCTAGCTAGTGGAAAGAATTCTTGCCAGCACCCCCGGCTGTGGAGAAAAAGGCTTCTTAGAGCTGGAGAACATTTTGGACACCTGGGCTTAGGGTATGGTGGGTAAAAGTTCCATCCCCGAGACAAGGGCCCCACACCTCACCAGAAAGGTAATGATACAGGACCACCAACCAGTGGTTCCACATTTAATGGAAGGTGCATGGGGCACTGCATTGTACCCTGAGGCTGAGTTGCTGCATCGCCAAGTATGAAGCGTCTGCTTTTTGCAACTGAACAGAGGAACAGAGCATATAACTAACAAGGAAAAAGgccctcctgcctgcctctgagacCTGGGGGATCAGGTCACCTCTGATCCCGAGCCTGGgggcctccccacccccattgctCTTCTGAAGTCAATTCCTCCAGAAGGAGCCTGGCTAGGACAGCCCCAAATGAGGGCAAACAGGGAGCAGAGTGCTCAGAGTCCCCATCTCAGAGCCCCCCTCCCAGTCATTTTAGGAACAATAAATACTGTGTGACAGTAGCAGGAAGGGTGTCCATGGGCTGTGTTGCAGCCCGAGCAGGCTGGCCTGTGCCTGCCCTCATTCTGTGCGCAGGATGATATGGATGCCTGAATCCGTGAACACTGGACCACTCATCTCCCCTGTCCGTAGAGCAAACGATGCATCCTCAAACGGTTTCTGCATCTGACCTGTAAAACAAGAGGCAGAGGTCAGGCGCCGGCTGCACAGCAGATGGAGCTCCGGCCTGCATTCAGTCTCAAGCACATTCATCACGGGGTTTATAGCCCTGACACTTGCAGTAGTGAGCTGTGGCCCAGCTGAGGGCCACAGgcccactcaggaggctggggaagCCCAAGGACAGCATGAGGGATAATAGGCAGAGCTATGCTGGACATTTAGACACACTGCGTGAccaactctccagctccctaGCTAAACATTATCTGTCCTGCAGGGAGGTAGCCAGGGCTGACAGCAGAGGCTGGCTATCCGTCTCTCCTAGGCAGGTGCTTGCTCCCCACACTTCCAGCCCATGCCAAAGAgatgaaggagggaagagggaggaggaagaagaaaagggaggagggaagaagggatctAATTTCCTTTGCCCTTGGCAGGCAGGTCTGAGCTCTGGGTTGCTTCCCTTGCCCATTCCCCCTCCTGCCAAAGGGGGACAGTATGGTGCTGGAGGACAGGTGCTGGTTCTCAGGGATCCCACCCTACAGCTCTGCCAATGACAAAGCAGAGTCACCTTGATGAGCCTTTGAGGGGGACAATGATCCTGGAAGGAAAGACACCAATGAGGTTTTATATCCCTTTTGCAGTACAGAAAAACAGGCCAGGAAAGCCCGAGGAGGGCTATGCTGCCACCTGGTGGACCGGAAGGCCTGTGCAGGAGAAGAgtcatccttccctcccttcttggGGCCCT includes the following:
- the Olfm2 gene encoding noelin-2 isoform X1 is translated as MSVPLLKIGAVLSTMAMVTNWMSQTLPSLVGLNSTVSRAGSSEKITLFQSPEEGWQLYTSAQAPDGKCICTAVIPAQSTCARDGRSRELRQLMEKVQNVSQSMEVLELRTYRDLQYVRSMETLMRSLDARLRAADGSVSAKSFQELKDRMTELLPLSSVLEQYKADTRTIVRLREEVRNLSSNLAAIQEEMGAYGYEDLQQRVMALEARLHACAQKLGCGKLTGVSNPITIRAMGSRFGSWMTDTMAPSADSRVWYMDGYYKGRRVLEFRTLGDFIKGQNFIQHLLPQPWAGTGHVVYNGSLFYNKYQSNVVVKYHFRSRSVLVQRSLPGAGYNNTFPYSWGGFSDMDFMVDESGLWAVYTTNQNAGNIVVSRLDPHTLEVVRSWDTGYPKRSAGEAFMICGVLYVTNSHLAGAKVYFAYFTNTSSYEYTDVPFHNQYSHISMLDYNPRERALYTWNNGHQVLYNVTLFHVISTAGDP
- the Olfm2 gene encoding noelin-2 isoform X2 produces the protein MWPLTVPRLSLLLWLLCPGLAGQTLFQSPEEGWQLYTSAQAPDGKCICTAVIPAQSTCARDGRSRELRQLMEKVQNVSQSMEVLELRTYRDLQYVRSMETLMRSLDARLRAADGSVSAKSFQELKDRMTELLPLSSVLEQYKADTRTIVRLREEVRNLSSNLAAIQEEMGAYGYEDLQQRVMALEARLHACAQKLGCGKLTGVSNPITIRAMGSRFGSWMTDTMAPSADSRVWYMDGYYKGRRVLEFRTLGDFIKGQNFIQHLLPQPWAGTGHVVYNGSLFYNKYQSNVVVKYHFRSRSVLVQRSLPGAGYNNTFPYSWGGFSDMDFMVDESGLWAVYTTNQNAGNIVVSRLDPHTLEVVRSWDTGYPKRSAGEAFMICGVLYVTNSHLAGAKVYFAYFTNTSSYEYTDVPFHNQYSHISMLDYNPRERALYTWNNGHQVLYNVTLFHVISTAGDP